The Oryzias melastigma strain HK-1 linkage group LG20, ASM292280v2, whole genome shotgun sequence genome includes the window NNNNNNNAcagactcattaaaaaaagcaagcagacagacaaacaacagtgaatattaaaaaaaataaaaataagaaaaattaagaaaattaagggaGAATCAAACTTTTAACAGCTTTCCAGACAGACATCCAGTGGGTTTATCTGCGGCACAAGGCTGATGAGTTATATAGTCCGATAGAACAAGGCAGGAAAGATCTCCTGTAGCGGTTGGTGGCAGCGAACCTCTTAGAAAAGACATTCAGCTGTTTGTCAAGCGCAGGATGAAGAGGGTGCTGAGGATTATCCATGATGGATACGAGTTTGTTCAAGGTCCTCCTCTCCATCACTGCTTCaaaagttttctatttttatcagTTATTATTTCTTTTCAACATGTCTTTTCTAATGCTGTAGATCTTTACTGTCACTGCTAAAGAAACGTCTTTCCTTTGCTTCTCTACAGTAtcaacaaatgaataaatgaaggtTGAACTCTTACCTGAGTCTCAGCGTTTCATCCGTGCACAGCAGCCTTCAGAAATCAGGAGAGAGAACTGAAGCGTGGACCCCAGAGATCCAAGGAATTACAGTAATCCACTTTGAGTCTCTCAGAGCTTCACCTGAGCAGGTGATTCCTTCAGCGTCTGACGCAGCAGCAGAGATTATTTATAGCTGTGAGGTCGCCGTGCTGCAGGAAGAAAAACGCAGAATCCTCCAGACTGCAGAGAACAGAGAATCTAAAACGGTCTTTTTATGAACCAGAAACATTCATCCATCCAattgtaagagaatatttttgattctAATTCCATTTTCTTCTTATATGTAACCTTTCAATGAAGCTCTGTAACGTATGAACCTAGTGTCCTCGTTAACACGTGCCtgtgaatatatttaaacagCCTAGAATTCCAACTCAGGGAGTGACTCTGTGAAACCTTAAAATTATCTCCATAGTTgtttatcctcaaagttctttaacattttacattcaAAGCATTaaatattggtgcagagcccacagcagaatcagctgattcacgttgattacatcctttcagcagcgcgagactgtttcttcagaataagctggagtttcgttaattacgtcgaatgttgaagagttatcatagtcaatagaatgtaaacactgaagctaaagctccgatgttaaagctaattcattgtttcagaagttaagcctgtgagcagaacttcagtctcagtttctgaacagaaaaaagctctcgctagttttactttgcttttggtttttcttcttcagataATATTTAGATAATAATTAACTACACTTTGCTATATTTATGACGAGcgcaaatcagcgatcttggacgtcacaAATATTCATACTCTGATATTTGGGTGAAGATCATGAGTATTAGAGCGCCCGGATACTTGTTGGAACTTTAATTTGAACAGACAGTTGGAGCGTCATGTATGTAAAGAGAGAATAGCAGGAACCCTAGAATAGAGCCTTGTGGGACCCCAGTAGATAGAGGAGAAGATAACAACAGATCTATTTGACAGATATGATTCTATCTTActggaaatgtttaatttgtttaatttggttGATCACTTTTGATGATTTAtgttttcaaatgcattttacaGGTGGAGAAACACCTCATGCGGTTCTTCAAGACCAGTTTCAGCTGAAGACCAGTTTCAGCTATAGACCAGTTTCAGCTGTAGAACAGTTTCACCTAAGGACCAGTTTCAGCTGAAGACCAGTTTCAGCTGAAGTCCAGTTTCAGCTATAGACCAGTTTCAGCTGTAGAACAGTTTCACCTAAGGACCAGTTTCAGCTGAAGACCAGTTTCAGCTATAGACCAGTTTCAGCTGTAGAACAGTTTCACCTAAGGACCAGTTTCAGCTGAAGACCAGTTTCAGCTGAAGTCCAGTTTCAGCTATAGACCAGTTTCAGCTATAGACCAGTTTCAGCTAGAGACCAGCTCTGAGGTTACTGTGAGTCCTGAGTGTCTTCAGGCTCTAGACCTGGTCAGTCTGATAATCCTGATCTGGATTAGGCAGTCAGATTAGAGCTAATCTGCAGACAGGAATAGAAACTGAATGGATCTTCTGGTGACACGTTAAGGATCAGGAGCTTTACTgcttttacaggaaaaaaaataacattttcagacttctggaagtttgttttattgatcATCCTTTGATGTGACTTTCTGAAAAATTCACCTGAAAGAAAACATCTGAGGAGGACGAGAGATTGTAAATTCACAGAGACACAAATACACGTACATTTATAgagaaacacaaatacacaacatGTTCCTACAGGTTTTCATGAACGTTGAAGTTAAATTAAATAGTCAGGTTGGTGTTTTGGATTATTGCTTTCAATAATTGGTTCTCCCTTTGCAACTGTTGGTTTCTGAAGCTTAGCTCTGTGATTTGATCCCTCAGAAGCTCCGCCTCTTCCTGCACCATCATCACCAGGTGAGTTTTCATCAAATCCTGGACAGAGAAACAGAACAGTGAAGcagttatttttccttttgaattaAAAGATTTCAGGTTTAGTCATAATCAGAGTCAGGTAGACTCTGGAACTCAAAGAGAAACCGTTCTAGATTTCTGACCTACATAGAAACAGACTCCTCCTCTAATAGATGTTAATGTGGAACCATCAACACATACTCGTTAGCAGGACTCTAAACTCTGCTTCATTAAAGATCTCACTGactccattatcagaaatgtaTATGGTggaaatgatgatgatgaagatgatgaagactTGTTTGATTCATCTCCACATAGACAACATTAGAATATTCAAACCTGGACCTGAAACAGgcagaaacaacattttctagATCACTGACCAGGAAAAGGGACTTCACTTCAAAAGAAAACCGGGACAAGTCAAACAATCAGTTGATTACTAGATGAAGGAATCGTCTGAGGAAGACTCCCGACTAGAAGTCCAACCGTGTGAATCTTCATCGTTCTGTTTGTCAGACTGAGGAGAAACAAAGAGGACGGACTCACCACGGCCTGATTGATCTTATGGTCCAGGGGTAGCAGACTGTCCCTGAAGACACTGCAGAAGGATCAATAACAGCTGATCAATCACAGCTGATCAATCACAGCTGATCAATCACAGCTGATCAATAACAGCTGATCCATAACAGCTGATCAATCATCGCTGATCAAAACCAGCTGATAAATCATcgctgaccaatcacagctgaccaatcacagctgaTCCATGACAGCTGATCAATCACAGCTGATCAATCACAGCTGATCAATTACAGCTGATCCATGACAGCTGATCAATCACAGCTGATCCACGACAGCTGATCAATCACAGCTGATCAATCACAGCTGATCAATCACAGCTGATCAATAACAGCTGATCAATCACAGCTGATCCATGAGAGCTGATCAATCACAGCTGATCAGGTGAACTGTTTCCTGTTACCTGCAGCAGAATGAGGACAATGACCTCATGGTGGCACCGGAGCTCCGCCCCATGGGAGGGTCTTCATCAGGAGATGATAGGTAACAgctgtgattggctgctggAGGCAGAGAGAGTCTGGACCTGCCAGTGGGCGGGGCTGATGGCATAGCAAAAGGGTGTGGTTTGCTGGATGGAGGCGGAGTCTTCCGGACACACCAGGTGATGGTAGATGGCGTTTGAGACCTCTGAACTCGCTCTGGACTCAGGTCACAGACCAATCTCAGGGCACTCGGCCAGGAACCTCTGAcccctgacctctgacctttacCCTTCAGGCCTTCTGTTGATGGTTGCCTAGCAACAAGCTTTTGAGCCCTCAGAGGCAAAGGCGGGGTTGAGGGAGGACGTCGCCACAAACAAGATTTAGGGGTGGAGTCAGAGACTGAGGAAGATGGTGGTTGTTGTCCTGAgatcttcttcttttgtctgaCAAACATCGTCCACTCAGCTGCCAATCAAAAAGATTGTCCAATCAGAGCTCAAGATCCTGAAGGTCACGTCGATAGATCACAGCAGAGACAAGCCGTGACCGTCCACTCCTCTCCTGACTGTGGGTCCAGAGTTAGAGTCACGGGGGTTCGATTCCCTCTGATCTAAAGATGGTCAAGGGTGGTTCTGGTAGTTTGAAACCGTCCTGTTAGGAGGTCCGATTCCCTCTGATCTCCAGACGTTTAAAGATGGTTCTGGTAGTTTGAAACCGTCCTGTTAGGAGGTCCAATTCCCTCTGATCTCCAGACGGTCAAAGATGGTTCTGGTAGTTTGAAACCGTCCTGTTAGGAGGTCCAGATGTTGACATGAAACTCTGGCCAAGTCCTTGAGACAGAAGCTCATTCCAGCTGCTGCCCACTGAGCAGATCAACCAATAGGAGAGCTGTATTGTCCTCAGCTTCAGCCCACCTTAACAGATGGACCAATaggagcttcagcttcagcccACCTTAACAGATGGACCAATaggagcttcagcttcagcccACCTTAACAGACGGACCAATAGGAGCTTCAGCTTCCGTCCTCTCTCAGACAAACCTCCGTTTGTTCTCTGTTGGTTACACTGAGAAGCTTTGTTCTCCTCGCTGTAGACGCTTTTCAGCTGCAGTCACAACCGTTGTTTCAAGCTTCGCCTGCAGCAGGAATACCTGGACTCAATACTCAATTACAAAGTATACAGTACTCCAAAGTATACAGTACTCCAACGTATAAAGTTCTCCAAAGTATAAAGTAGTCCAAAGTATTAAGTACTCCAAAGTATACAGTACTCCAAAGTATAAAGTAGTCCAAAGTATACAGTACTCCAAAGTATAAAGTAGTCCAAAGTATTAAGTACTCCAAAGTATTAAGTACTCCAAAGTATTCAGTATTCCATAGTATAAAGTAGTCAAAAGTATTAAGTACTCCAAAGTATACAGTACTCCAAAGTATAAAGTAGTCCAAAGTATACAGTACTCCAAAGTATACAGTACTCTAAAGTATAAAGTAGTCCACAAACATTAACTGTGGATTTTAACAAAtagtgtttgtttgttgatgcttttaaaaGTTGCAGCACAGCCGATATCATGTCAGCATAAAGTCTGTGGAGGGAAAAGGTTCAGATCACTCTGAGGTTTAGTGTTAAAGCAGTTCTAGGCAGTAATGAGGTTTTGAACCGGAGTTTGCTTAAATTTATaacagaaacaatgaaaataaagaaacttcagTAAAGTCACATAGACAGTAGTGTTGAGATAAACAGGAGCTGTAAGAGAGAAACTTTGACCCAAAGAGATCTCTGGTtttatatttaaggtttaaaacaaacatggatctCTGGTGAAGTCGTTCCTCTATTTTCTTCAGAACGTTCCAGAAGATTCTCATTGGTCAGAACAAAGATGAGAAAAATCAACACAATCCCCCAGAGTGGAGGACCTCGAGTTCTAAACTTGAGCTGCAGTCCCAGAAGCCTTTGCTCCATGCTCCACTTTCCCTCCAGTTGAATCGTTGCTTCACCAGAGACCGACTGATCGACCAGAGAGAATGATCAATAATCCATCTGTTCATAGAACATAAATGATCCACCTGGAGAAGAGGATCCACACACAATCCTTTGGTTTGTTTATTGGGTTTATTATAAAGTTCAGGCTAAGAagaaaggcatgatgggaatcagataaagatagaaaaaaaaacaggaagtaaacatGGACAAAGCAGAAAGTTCCTTTAGGCAGCAAGAAGAGATCTCCAGTAAAACAACAGAGATCCTGATGAAcaggaaacagcagcagctggagccgCGTGTCATTACAGATCGTTTTTATCTTCATCCTGaacaccatcatcatcatcatcattattaCAGCAGGTCCAGTCCCAGCTCAGTCTGTCCGGGTCCTTTGGAAAACCTGAAGACTTTTGGTTCTGGCTGAGGGCGCCCCCTGCTGTTCAGTCTCTGTATTGAACATGTGAACTTTACTGAAGTTCCTGAATCATCAAAATGTTCCACATACTCATCTAAAGGACTGATGGTCATGTGACTGTCATGTGACTGTCATGTGATGGTCACATGACAGTCACATGGTGGTCAGAAGGAGGTCAGCTGTTGTGGAGGACCTGGATCCAGGATCATGTGACCCTCATGTGTCTGTCATGTGACCTTCATGTAACAATCACATGACGATCAGAAGAAGTTTCAGCTGTTGTGGAGGACCAGGATCCAGGATCACGTGACTGTTATGTGATGGTCACATGACAGTCACATGATGGTCAGAAGGAGGCCAGCTGTTGTGGAGGACCTGGATCCAGGATCATGTGAAGGTAAGGTGCTGGTCCTCATCCAGACCAAAGGTGAGCTTGTGATGCTCGAAGAGCTCCGTGAGGTTTTCCAAGTAGACCTGGTGCAGACCTTTGATGTCCTCTGAACTGGGGCTGGGATTCTGGACCACCGGGATGGGCTTCCCCACTGTAGAACAAAACAACACGGATCAGCTGCAGTTTGGACCAGACTGGGTCCCTGCTGGGTTCAGGTTCTGGTTCGGTCAGAAGAACCTACCCACGGTGTGGATGGGCCTCCTGTAGGGTATCAGTCCAAAGCTGTATTGGAAGACTCCTCTAGCATGAAACAGAGGCACTGCAACTCCCATGATGCTCTGCAGCCGGTTCTGTGGACAGAGCATtagacatcccataataattctGTTATTGTCCCCTAAACATTAGAGCTCGGTTTATCCTCCACAGTGATGATCCATCCCATCAGTCGATTCTACAATCACTCGGTCCACTTCATACTGACGTTACTGGATCTGATCGAGACCGTTGTCTGTAACTGTCATGAACTTCTGACTCGTGATTATAGTTTATCGCGTGCAGCGTTTCTTTAACATGATCAGCATCAGCCCTGATAGCCGTGCGACCACTGCGACACGAGAGATTTCACATCGCTCGGAAGATTAAACCAGCATTAGGCTTcaagctcctccccctcgtATCCATGACCTGAACGTCTCGTTTGTGATAAAAACTTCTGTCTTCCGTCCTCGGAATCCAAGAATCAGTCTCTGATGCATCTGTTCTGTCAAAACCAGGTGGTCTAACCTTAAATCTGTAGCACACGATCACATGATGTCAGAAGACACGCCTCCTTCCTTTTGGACTCTTTTAATCTCGGCCCTCTTATTGGTTTGAAATGACTGAAAGAAACTAAagaattttaatatttctgctCATTGGAGAACTGACTCAGAATTCTTCTGTTTCTCCATCAGAGCTTTGTCAGACGCAGATGTTTCTGCTGTGAGGACTGACATGATCCAGATCCAGACGAAACCTTAGGTATGTAGACTGACATGATCCAGATCCACCATCAGCTGCTGCAGTTCCAGCCTTCACCAAACATGGTGGTTTCATCAGTCTGAGATCATTTCAGAGCCGTCTCCATCATTTCTGTCTACAGTTAGAGTAAGTCTGTTTCTATTCATCTTCACTGACTCTACTGCACCATATACTTTATGAAAGTCTTCTGATTTCAAATGAAACCTCTGAGTCCCTGGTCTTTCTGGTGCCGCTGCTGGATCCGTCTGAATCTGACGGTCACTGTGATCCATCAGGGGTTCAAATCCATTTCAGACTTTAACCGTTTACGGTTTGTTTGTGGTTCCTGGTGTTTTCATGTCTGTTAACTCTAGAGCTTCAAACAGTTTTTAGCTCATAAAGAACTGGAACTCGTCTGGTTTGCTGCATTTCAACACTCATCTCCATAAAGTGACCTTCATCTTTCTGTGTCTCATCGCTCTTTCTAAATCCTCCTTCATGAAAACTCCCTGAACCCTCAGCTGAGAAACTCTATCAATCAATCGATCGATTGATCAGCCATTAAGCTTGAGAACTTCCCTGAAGATGTctctgcacggtggcgcagtggttagcgctctcgcctcacagcgagaaggccccggttcgaatcccggctgggacctttctgtgtggagtttgcatgttctccccgtgcatgcgtgggttttcaccggggactccggcttcctcccaccgtccaaaaacatgcttcataggttcattggtgactctacattgtccctaggtgtgaatgtgagtgtgtgtgattgaggccctgtgacagactggagacctgtccagggtgaaccccgccttcgcccatcagtagccgggttaggctccggcaccccgcgaccccgaaagggaagaagcggtcaagaagatggatgactGAACTTCCCTGAAGCAGAAACTGCTGCTCTGGATTCAGCTGACCTGCAGTCTCCTCAGAGAAGATCCGGCGGGATTCTCCATCTGATCGAACAGCTCGTTCTCTCCAAAGGAGAAGACAGGAACCAGCTGAGCCCTGCACACAAAGACCAGAGTCAGACTTCAACCAAAGGCTGGCTCCGCCTTCATGACAGGCTCCACCCACCCGTGTTTCAGGGCCAACTTGATGAAGCCTTTCCTGCTTCGGACCTGGAGACACAAATCCAATCAGCGGATCCAGaagtaaaatcattttcatCCACAGCCTGCAGGTTTGGGTAACCAGGATGTGTCGTGAtcaatgttccctctaagctgcgcacgtgcgcaattgcgcactgctcccacgcccgttgcgcacagcaaatctattctgcgcacaacataaaatttattctaaactttaaataatattatcATATAAgcagggctgtcagatttgaaaaacgcgttaatctgacatgtgcttgacgccgacaatttttttgacgcattaatcgcggatttcctcatacgtgcctttccataccgtgCGCGGGAGTCCCGCCCttcaactcaccggctgctctcactagatcacgggcgggtctccaaccaccgagctgcgagctaaaactggccggcactaggacctggagagctcctgcaccctaacccggctccggttcgcgtccagtaccacgtctggtggtaccggctcgcgtccggcgccgcgtcccgagagctgcggacccccgacgttccgaacagcaagcgcaccgggggacgttttaaatgttctggaggtttaagcgtgatccagccccagcatagcggtctgtctgccggcatattcatggcgtgagctccgctggacacgtcgctgcatcgagctgcagccagagaacgcggcggcagtaacagactgtcaaactatccacagtgtatcccgcttttctcagtctttaatgttttaaaaaacaaaagttaattggaaatgataaatctctatttcatttattactgtagttcagcagaggaggaaaagatttggtcctgacaaaaaatgaacatgaaagtgttatggaaattttatttttgatgttttttattttattttactgaacgttgattgaagttttgaatttaaaatgcccttcacttgcacttgggcttttgttaggcattttatgttacagccttttattgttaagaaagtttatctcaatacaatgttacaaaataaagtatttctgatgaaaactataaattttgtcATAACTCGGGACAAAATGCTCTGTTAATGTGTTCTGTGTTACATTGTTGCTCCAGTGTGATTGGATGAGTGTGGGGGTGggcggaggagcaggagaatatAAGAAGGGTTGCGGGAGCATGAAGGAATGTAATGAGGAACGAGCCAATGAGAGCACTTTATCGTTTGTGTTGTATTCGGCGTGGTTACGGCCGACAGTAACCgtttacaagtttattaaaagcttCGCGGTTGAAAACGGTGGCCTCCGCCTCCTCATTGCGTCCTGACggagtagtgtcactgctgatcatgtttactattgttaacattgaatctgacagataattccaattcagttgttgtcaatgtttgtcaaagacatagttttactgatttcaacaatgttgcacaaaattgTCTATAacttgttgcacaaaataagaaaagtagtttattatgattgtgtttaagctaaaaaagataaatggggatatattttcctcaaaaacatgttcttctatataatgttagttattagagaggatttttaccaattatcgcagtatcacgataatatcgatatcgtgagccatgtatcgcgtatcgtatcgtgaggtacccagtgattcccagccctagtgtaAACGGTTCTGGGGGAAGAACCGCTTCATACGCTGAAGTCCTCTTACCTGCAGGTGTATCACATTCACACATGCTCTGCACCTGTAGAGTCAGCGATCCAGGACGAGCGTCCAGAGCttcagaggctccgcccacagcaATGACAGCAACATTTCCTCCTTCAGGTTGACTGATCAGATGAGACAGACTGGCCTTAGAGCTGGACACCAGACCTGAAGGAACAGGAAGCTGTCAGGgacagtgggcggggccacaaacACACCTGGTTGTCCCACATCAACACAACATTATCTCAtctaacttcttttttcttcctctaaaGGTCGTGCCTTTTTCAAGGCCACAGTGGTAAATAAGAAAACTGTTCGTAAtctggataaataaaaaattaaatcatcaTCAGGGGTGGGGGGACACTCAGCAGAGCGGGTCATCAGAACCACCCTTCCAAACCATCCGGACATCTCCCTGTAGCAATCAAACCAGAGTTATCTGAACCgggacagaaccagaacttggCCCGGTCTGTTCTGCTCTCAGGAAGACGTTACCGCTCTCTGATGGCCACgcggcgaggaggaggagcttctttCCTCGGGCAGAGCAGATTCTCAACAGAGCTCCTCAGagctgattattttatttattaatttattcagatGAATGAATTATCGAGCGGTTTgtggaacaaaaacatttctctgctgGAATAAAAGACAGTGACACATCTATTTGGATCGATCGGTTGATCTCTAAGAGGAGGTGAGACAGGAACCTCTCATGTCTCTCCCTTCATCTAATTTTTCCTTCTGGACCATGAGACCCGTAATgctccagcagccaatcagaggagCCGCTCAGCCCCTCCTGCTCTGACCTGAAGCCCAGTGACCTGAAGCCGACTGAGACAGACCTGAACTCTGATCCAGAACTCTGATTCTCTGATTACATCAGTCATTAGACCCCCCCACAGCAAACATGGGGNNNNNNNNNNNNNNNNNNNNNNNNNNNNNNNNNNNNNNNNGGGCGGGGGGGTTACAAATGAGAGGATTCCTGAGATAAAGATGATCAGAAGAAGATGATTCAGGAGGAAGCAGCGAGGAGATGAAGCTTCATCTGCTCCAGGAGAACATCTAATGGACACAAATATCAgttgacttttactttgaaaacaaacCTGTGAATAAACATCAGCAGAATAAAGTTTTACTAACATGTACATCACCATTTAATTTCTCTGTGTTCATTTATGCATCGAtacagacaaatacaaaaatgtattctttgttttttctcaggaaatgttcatttaaagtgaGGTGACACTAGAGATGGGTTTAGATTTGATGGgatctggttctgatccggttCTTTAAAGGTGGGGGGTTGTTGATGGGTCGGGGGGGTGGCTCTATGTATAATCTAATACGCTGGTTTAATAATATTTCTGATGGTGTTTTTGTGTCTCCAAGTATAAAAAGTGAGATAAAATGAATATTGGAGATTGATTCAAACAGTTATAGTCTCTAAAGTAAACAGCTGtttcaaagatgaaaaaacaaaaccaatagataaataaaaaaacaatgttttccaGAATCACATAAACATGATGAAGCCGTGTCACGTTGAAGGAGAGAACATCAATGTTCTTACGAAGCTTTGACTCTATCTGACAGTCACTGCAGTTCAGCATCTGAACACAAACATTGATCTCACTATTCACTTTGATTTGCTTCTCCCATTAGACTCACTGACTCCATCCATCCCTATATGACCCCGCCCACAATCCCTGGAAAGGCCAAATGATTGGCTGGAATTGTACATCAACACTGAATAGAAAAAAGTGAATGACTTGTCTGAAACAAAACATCAACATGTGTTTTTAATCAGCAGCAGTATCTCTATAGATACAGTTACAGCACTCATCCTcatgtgggggggtgggggtgggggtggctTGATTATGATCCTAGTTTTAAAACATGAGATCAGGTCAGTGTGTTTAAAggatgtttggttttatttaaaaatattaaaaatagcaataataacaataatcatCTCCAGACTCCTGACTGTAACTCTCCATCAAACACCAACATTATGAATGAAGCCTCAGGATTCATGCTGCTGTCAGAACCGTCATATGAAGCTCCAGACGCCATCGTTTTCAGCTCCACCCCTAAATGAAACCTCAGGATTCATGCTGCTGTCAGAACGTCATACGAAGCTCCAGACGCCATCGTTTTCAGCTCCTCCCCTAAATGAAGCCTCAACATGCgcttgacagaagctcctcctccactcGACACACGCCTCGATCCAGAACGTCACATCACTAATTCCACTAtctgtggctccgcccacaccTGACATCATGGCGACTGACAGTAAACAGATGAAAGCAGGGCGTGGTCACATGATGCTACAGACAGAAATTGAAACAATGGGTtatttgagatcatgcaggcggaCGCAGCGCTGCGCAGACCGCCTGCattgcagtgcatgttgggtaaTTTTGACTCAGACGTCACCTGTCAGTCATCATGAAAATATGGCGACAAAGAGGTCAgtgcagctggaaatctggcGCTGCACTGGCCGAGAGCTGCCtatatgactacaaaacaatgcattgtgggagacTGTGTCCTTGTGACTGGaactaaatgaaggaaatctgtttagtttttactctTTCTGGAGAGTAgataaacaagattttaaacCGTCTGAAGTCCTGtgtgttgttgcttttaaaggttcatttgaactttaatattattaatttctctgGGACAGCGGACATTAAAAGAACCCAGCggatatttttcatctgttgtcctCGGACAGatgttgaaaattattataaaaaccTAACAGTTAAGTTCATACTATGGCGGAGAGGGTTATCAAAATTCAaccgaatgttaaggacaacccagAGTTCCTGTTCTTGGTCAGTCCCGCTCTTTGTCTttatctcaggcgcctttccccgTCTCAACCTACAGCCGCCTGTGGCCACCTGCAGCCGCCTGCAGTCGCCTGCAGCAGCCTACAGTCGCCTGCAGCAGCCTACAGTCGCTGGCAGTCGCCTGCAGCTGCCAACAGGCTCCGGCAGCGCCTGCAGCTGCCAACAGCTGCAGGCGCTGCCTGGTCTCACCGACGATGCGTGCGAGGCGCGGGGTGATCTCAATCACATCTAATGTCTGTTCACACTGATTCAAGTTTATGTTGGCGACACGTAACATATGCAGCCCCGATGAAGACAGCTGCTCTAAGACCATCCAAACTAAATGTAGTTATTG containing:
- the LOC112158972 gene encoding 2-acylglycerol O-acyltransferase 2-A (The sequence of the model RefSeq protein was modified relative to this genomic sequence to represent the inferred CDS: added 478 bases not found in genome assembly) encodes the protein MRIEFAPLHVPLRRRLQTAAVLQWIFSFLALAQCCLAAFILLLVSDWWTVSLLYAGWLWLDWDTPSSGGRRSQWVRSWTVWEHFRDYFPLKLIKTVDLDPTKNYIFGFHPHGVLVAGGFGNFCTEATGFSRLFPGLRPHLLMLPFWFRVPFFRDYIMCGGLVSSSKASLSHLISQPEGGNVAVIAVGGASEALDARPGSLTLQVRSRKGFIKLALKHGAQLVPVFSFGENELFDQMENPAGSSLRRLQNRLQSIMGVAVPLFHARGVFQYSFGLIPYRRPIHTVVGKPIPVVQNPSPSSEDIKGLHQVYLENLTELFEHHKLTFGLDEDQHLTFT
- the LOC118600243 gene encoding uncharacterized protein LOC118600243, which gives rise to MFVRQKKKISGQQPPSSSVSDSTPKSCLWRRPPSTPPLPLRAQKLVARQPSTEGLKGKGQRSGVRGSWPSALRLVCDLSPERVQRSQTPSTITWCVRKTPPPSSKPHPFAMPSAPPTGRSRLSLPPAANHSCYLSSPDEDPPMGRSSGATMRSLSSFCCSVFRDSLLPLDHKINQAVDLMKTHLVMMVQEEAELLRDQITELSFRNQQLQRENQLLKAIIQNTNLTI